The proteins below come from a single Vampirovibrio chlorellavorus genomic window:
- a CDS encoding 3'-5' exonuclease, whose translation MTEAMLEAVKPDDTIIILDTETTGLDHKCEKLIEIAAVKMQGTEIVETFSSLVNPQKPIRHSSFLIHNISEEMVQDAPNIEEVLPRFLEFVGDHAFVAHNAIFDYSFINEAMKATYGKRFVNHRIDTFEMYRSVFPDEQSHGLNALLRRFGYNEDVVHRALDDAMCLAKVYPRLRALYEQKFSWQLSQLKNVPYLMERYIRMQKASQSLQAEMSDLKDIFKMYFQNGGAPVEASTGEVMVFNYRRSYSYNEKQIWEIATEAGVCERIFKLNPRALDKLVERSDIDERFKEAFREARLSMHEARNINFLKPQIVTESPEDSEES comes from the coding sequence CCGGTCTGGATCACAAGTGCGAAAAGCTGATTGAGATTGCCGCCGTCAAAATGCAGGGTACGGAAATCGTTGAAACCTTTTCCAGTCTGGTCAATCCGCAGAAGCCCATTCGGCATTCCAGCTTCCTCATTCACAATATTTCCGAGGAAATGGTGCAGGACGCCCCCAACATTGAGGAGGTGTTGCCCCGGTTTCTGGAATTTGTGGGGGATCACGCCTTTGTGGCCCACAACGCCATTTTTGACTACAGCTTTATCAACGAGGCCATGAAGGCCACTTACGGCAAGCGCTTCGTCAATCACCGGATTGATACTTTTGAAATGTACCGCTCCGTCTTCCCCGATGAACAGTCTCATGGCCTGAACGCCTTGCTGCGCCGCTTTGGCTACAACGAAGATGTGGTACACCGGGCCCTGGATGATGCCATGTGCCTGGCCAAGGTCTACCCCAGATTGCGGGCCCTGTACGAGCAGAAGTTCAGTTGGCAGTTGTCCCAACTGAAAAACGTGCCCTACCTGATGGAGCGTTACATCCGCATGCAAAAGGCCAGCCAGTCCCTGCAGGCGGAAATGAGCGATTTGAAAGACATTTTCAAGATGTACTTCCAGAACGGCGGGGCCCCCGTGGAAGCCTCCACCGGTGAGGTGATGGTGTTCAACTACCGGCGTTCCTACAGTTACAACGAGAAACAGATTTGGGAAATCGCCACCGAAGCGGGTGTATGCGAGCGCATTTTCAAGCTGAACCCCCGGGCCCTGGACAAGTTGGTGGAACGCTCCGACATCGATGAGCGCTTCAAGGAAGCCTTTCGGGAGGCTCGTTTATCCATGCACGAGGCCCGCAATATCAACTTCCTGAAGCCCCAGATTGTTACAGAGAGCCCTGAAGATTCTGAAGAATCATAG
- a CDS encoding TlpA family protein disulfide reductase, with protein MQKKLGIALLVLTVVGLSVSKGFLSAWAASKPTLVVFTANWCASCREVVPITRDIASQNNLSITEIDVDSATAPKQAEGLGLSMPHDEPPQVFLVNKGRASLIYNGKAYKFGYQDAARSMILQNLQGSL; from the coding sequence ATGCAAAAGAAACTGGGTATCGCCCTCCTCGTCCTCACGGTTGTCGGGCTTAGCGTGAGTAAAGGCTTTTTAAGCGCCTGGGCCGCCAGTAAACCGACTCTGGTTGTGTTTACCGCCAACTGGTGCGCCAGCTGCCGGGAAGTGGTTCCCATCACCCGGGATATTGCCTCCCAAAACAATCTGTCCATCACTGAAATTGACGTCGATTCCGCCACCGCGCCCAAGCAAGCCGAGGGGTTGGGCCTCAGCATGCCGCACGATGAGCCGCCTCAGGTGTTTCTGGTGAACAAAGGGCGTGCCTCGTTAATTTATAACGGCAAAGCCTACAAATTTGGCTATCAGGACGCCGCCCGCTCTATGATTCTTCAGAATCTTCAGGGCTCTCTGTAA
- the leuC gene encoding 3-isopropylmalate dehydratase large subunit: MSNSPKTLYQKIWDTHVVHQAEGFPTLLYIDRHLIHEVTSPQAFQGLRDRNLKLRRPDKTFGTVDHSIPTTDRKLPIADPEAAGQIATFEQNCREQGITFFGLDSDQQGIIHVIGPEQGLTLPGMTIVCGDSHTSTHGAFGALAFGIGTSEIEQVFATQCLLQQPSKTMEIRVEGTLASHITAKDIILAIIAKIGVGGGTGYVLEYTGSAIRNLSMEGRMTLCNMSIEAGARAGLVAPDEVTFEYLKGRPYAPQGAEFDAAVSRWQSLRTDEGASYDAVVTLRAEDIEPMVTYGTNPGMALGISQSVPELSQCASEEDKLELEESLAYMALQAGQPIAGTPIDVVFIGSCTNSRIEDLRDAAKTAQGRKVAAGVRALVVPGSYPVKRQAEAEGLHRIFLEAGFEWREPGCSMCIAMNGDQIEAGQACASTSNRNFKGRQGKGGRTFLLSPPMAAAAAITGKLTDVRQLSQN, from the coding sequence GTGTCCAATTCGCCCAAAACCCTGTACCAAAAAATCTGGGACACCCATGTGGTTCATCAGGCCGAAGGCTTTCCCACCCTGTTGTACATCGATCGTCACCTGATTCATGAGGTGACCTCCCCTCAGGCGTTTCAGGGCCTCCGGGATCGCAATCTGAAACTGCGCAGGCCCGATAAAACCTTTGGCACCGTGGATCACAGCATTCCCACCACCGATCGCAAACTACCCATTGCCGATCCTGAAGCCGCCGGGCAAATCGCCACCTTTGAGCAAAACTGCCGGGAACAGGGCATTACCTTCTTTGGGCTGGACAGCGATCAGCAGGGCATTATCCACGTGATTGGCCCGGAACAGGGCTTGACCCTTCCGGGCATGACCATTGTCTGCGGGGATAGCCATACCTCTACTCACGGGGCCTTTGGAGCCTTGGCCTTTGGCATTGGCACCAGTGAGATTGAACAAGTTTTTGCCACCCAATGTTTGCTGCAACAACCTTCTAAAACCATGGAAATCCGGGTAGAGGGCACGCTGGCGTCGCACATTACGGCCAAGGATATTATTCTGGCCATTATCGCCAAAATCGGGGTGGGTGGTGGAACCGGCTATGTGCTGGAGTACACCGGCAGCGCCATTCGCAACCTTTCGATGGAAGGCCGTATGACCCTGTGCAATATGTCCATTGAAGCGGGAGCCCGGGCTGGGCTGGTGGCGCCGGATGAGGTGACTTTTGAGTACCTCAAAGGGCGGCCTTACGCCCCGCAAGGCGCCGAGTTTGATGCGGCGGTATCCCGCTGGCAGTCCTTGCGTACGGATGAAGGCGCTTCCTATGACGCTGTGGTCACTCTGCGGGCCGAAGACATTGAGCCCATGGTCACTTACGGCACCAATCCGGGGATGGCCTTAGGGATTTCCCAGTCGGTACCGGAACTTTCCCAGTGTGCCAGCGAGGAAGACAAACTGGAACTTGAAGAAAGCCTGGCATACATGGCCCTGCAGGCGGGGCAACCCATTGCCGGAACGCCCATTGATGTGGTGTTCATCGGCAGCTGTACCAATTCCCGTATCGAGGACCTGCGGGATGCCGCCAAAACTGCTCAGGGGCGCAAGGTGGCCGCGGGGGTTCGTGCTTTGGTGGTCCCTGGCTCTTACCCGGTCAAGCGACAGGCCGAAGCGGAAGGACTGCACCGCATATTTCTGGAGGCGGGGTTTGAGTGGCGAGAACCCGGTTGCAGCATGTGCATTGCCATGAACGGGGATCAGATTGAAGCCGGTCAGGCCTGCGCCAGCACCAGTAACCGCAACTTCAAGGGGCGTCAGGGCAAAGGCGGACGAACCTTTCTGCTCAGTCCCCCCATGGCCGCCGCCGCCGCCATTACGGGCAAACTGACGGATGTTCGTCAACTGAGTCAAAATTAA